The Providencia rettgeri genome includes a window with the following:
- the hemZ gene encoding Oxygen-independent coproporphyrinogen-III oxidase 2 has translation MAHLLADLDTDAKLVAGRSVKTIFIGGGTPSLLSAESMQALMDGVRQRVDLDPHAEVTMEANPGTVEAGRFAGYQAAGINRISIGVQSFGNDKLITLGRIHGADEAKRAAQLAANLNLRSFNLDLMHGLPAQTQVEGLSDLRQAIELAPPHLSWYQLTIEPNTQFGSRPPVLPDDDTLWDIYTEGHKLLSAAGYQQYETSAYAKPGYQCQHNLNYWRFGDYLGIGCGAHGKISFEDGQILRTVKTKHPRGYMEGRYMHQSYDVGASDRPFEYFMNRFRLLEAMPRAEFTQYTGLPESTVRAAIDEALAKGYITETVNEWQITEHGKLFLNSLLELFLGEE, from the coding sequence GTGGCGCATTTATTAGCCGATTTAGACACCGATGCAAAATTAGTTGCAGGACGTTCGGTAAAAACTATTTTTATTGGAGGCGGAACACCCAGTTTATTAAGTGCTGAGTCAATGCAAGCTTTAATGGATGGCGTACGTCAGCGAGTTGATTTAGACCCACATGCAGAAGTTACCATGGAAGCAAACCCTGGTACTGTTGAAGCTGGTCGTTTTGCAGGTTACCAAGCCGCAGGAATTAATCGTATTTCTATTGGCGTACAAAGCTTCGGTAACGATAAACTAATCACTTTAGGGCGTATTCATGGCGCTGATGAAGCGAAGCGTGCTGCTCAGTTAGCCGCTAATCTTAATTTAAGAAGCTTTAACCTCGATTTAATGCATGGGTTACCCGCGCAAACTCAGGTTGAAGGTTTATCAGACCTGCGCCAAGCTATTGAACTTGCCCCTCCGCACCTGTCTTGGTACCAACTCACTATTGAACCTAACACTCAATTTGGCTCACGCCCTCCGGTATTACCCGATGACGATACACTGTGGGATATTTACACTGAAGGCCATAAATTATTGAGTGCGGCAGGTTACCAGCAATATGAAACATCCGCCTATGCTAAACCCGGTTACCAATGCCAACACAACCTCAATTACTGGCGCTTTGGTGACTATTTAGGTATCGGTTGCGGCGCTCATGGAAAAATTTCTTTTGAAGATGGTCAAATTTTACGAACCGTAAAAACAAAACATCCTCGAGGTTATATGGAGGGCCGTTATATGCACCAATCCTATGACGTTGGCGCTTCCGATAGACCATTTGAATACTTCATGAACCGCTTTCGCCTTCTTGAAGCCATGCCACGCGCTGAATTTACCCAATATACAGGGTTACCAGAATCAACAGTTAGAGCGGCTATTGATGAAGCTTTAGCTAAAGGCTATATCACAGAAACCGTGAATGAATGGCAGATTACAGAGCATGGAAAGTTGTTTCTCAATTCGCTATTAGAGCTATTTTTAGGTGAAGAATAG
- the rdgB gene encoding dITP/XTP pyrophosphatase encodes MQKVVLATGNPGKVNELAGLLRDFGMDIVAQTSLGVESAEETGLTFIENAILKARHAAAQTGLPAIADDSGISVDALGGAPGIYSARYAGEEATDEQNLVKLLEAMKNVPDDQRQAQFNCVLVYLRHAEDPTPLVFHGRWHGIITRERKGQGGFGYDPIFYVPELGCTSAELTKAEKQAVSHRGKALTMMLDALKNV; translated from the coding sequence ATGCAAAAAGTTGTTTTAGCCACCGGTAACCCCGGAAAAGTGAATGAGTTAGCTGGCCTACTACGTGATTTTGGGATGGATATCGTCGCACAAACCTCATTAGGCGTTGAGTCCGCAGAAGAAACGGGCTTAACTTTTATTGAAAATGCAATCCTAAAAGCGCGTCATGCAGCAGCACAAACCGGGCTACCCGCAATTGCTGATGATTCAGGAATTTCCGTTGATGCCCTTGGTGGCGCGCCGGGGATTTACTCTGCCCGCTACGCAGGTGAAGAAGCAACAGACGAGCAAAACCTAGTTAAGCTATTAGAAGCAATGAAAAATGTGCCTGACGACCAGCGTCAGGCTCAATTCAACTGTGTTCTGGTTTATTTACGCCATGCAGAAGACCCTACACCATTAGTATTCCATGGCCGTTGGCATGGTATCATCACCCGTGAACGCAAAGGCCAAGGCGGCTTTGGTTATGACCCCATATTCTATGTTCCAGAATTAGGTTGCACCTCAGCAGAGCTAACGAAAGCAGAAAAGCAAGCCGTTTCACATCGTGGAAAAGCACTCACAATGATGTTGGATGCGCTAAAGAATGTTTAA
- a CDS encoding YGGT family produces the protein MQTLVFVVTTLIQLYIFVLLLRVWMQWVRADFYNPFSKFVVKATQPIVAPLRRIIPSFGAIDTASVVVAFALAIAAIIFGMWATNLLPILGISILPMGLILLLTYTGKLIFWMILIRAILSWVSQGRNPVDYLLYQLTEPLMAPIRRIIPAMGGLDFSAMIVMFILIALNYLRVDISLMIDPSLTAMMYSIGIM, from the coding sequence ATGCAGACCTTAGTATTCGTCGTTACTACCCTGATCCAACTGTATATTTTTGTATTACTACTGCGCGTATGGATGCAGTGGGTGCGTGCAGATTTTTATAATCCTTTTTCGAAATTTGTCGTTAAAGCAACACAGCCTATCGTCGCACCATTACGCCGAATCATTCCTTCTTTTGGCGCGATAGATACCGCTTCAGTGGTTGTTGCGTTTGCTTTAGCCATTGCAGCCATTATCTTTGGTATGTGGGCAACAAACTTACTCCCTATTTTAGGTATAAGCATTTTACCTATGGGATTGATTTTATTATTAACCTATACCGGTAAATTAATTTTTTGGATGATTTTAATCCGTGCAATTCTAAGCTGGGTTAGCCAAGGCCGTAACCCAGTAGATTATTTATTATACCAATTAACCGAACCTTTAATGGCGCCAATCCGTCGCATCATTCCTGCTATGGGCGGGTTAGATTTCTCTGCAATGATTGTGATGTTTATTTTAATCGCATTGAATTACCTGCGTGTAGATATCTCACTGATGATTGACCCATCATTGACTGCAATGATGTATTCCATTGGTATTATGTAA
- the proC_1 gene encoding Pyrroline-5-carboxylate reductase has protein sequence MQSVGSTIWCQQEQDINKIIAITGSSPAYFFLFMESMQQKAEQLGYDKQQARELVLNAIEGAVELAKSQSDTDFSALREQVTSKGGTTAMALEQFYNGNLPQIVADAMQSAINRAEEMEKLF, from the coding sequence ATGCAAAGTGTTGGCTCCACGATTTGGTGCCAACAAGAGCAAGACATCAATAAGATTATTGCCATTACCGGTAGCTCCCCTGCCTATTTCTTTCTGTTTATGGAATCAATGCAGCAAAAAGCAGAACAACTCGGTTATGATAAGCAACAAGCTCGCGAGCTCGTTCTGAATGCAATTGAAGGGGCTGTAGAACTGGCTAAGTCACAAAGTGACACGGACTTTTCGGCTTTACGTGAACAAGTCACCTCTAAAGGCGGTACCACCGCGATGGCTTTAGAGCAATTTTATAATGGAAATCTTCCGCAAATTGTTGCCGATGCAATGCAAAGCGCAATAAACAGAGCAGAAGAAATGGAAAAACTTTTTTAA
- the proC_2 gene encoding Pyrroline-5-carboxylate reductase, which translates to MQHRKIAFIGAGNMAHAIIAGLVNHGYPASMITVCSPTPVRRDKLAEQYGIISSHDNLAAVKAAEVIILAVKPQMMKEVCEPLQNATNFDQKLVMTIAAGIPAERYNDYFAHQLNLVRIMPNTPSLVGKGVSGLFAQGRFLNQTNSLLKS; encoded by the coding sequence ATGCAACATCGTAAAATTGCCTTCATCGGCGCCGGAAATATGGCTCACGCCATCATTGCTGGGCTGGTTAACCATGGTTACCCTGCATCGATGATCACGGTGTGCTCTCCTACACCGGTACGTCGAGACAAACTGGCCGAGCAATATGGCATTATCAGCAGTCATGATAACTTAGCTGCGGTCAAAGCCGCTGAGGTCATTATCCTAGCGGTTAAACCACAAATGATGAAAGAAGTGTGTGAACCGCTGCAAAATGCCACAAACTTTGACCAAAAATTAGTGATGACAATCGCCGCGGGGATCCCTGCAGAGCGTTATAATGATTACTTTGCACACCAACTGAATTTAGTACGCATCATGCCAAATACGCCATCGTTGGTGGGTAAAGGTGTTAGCGGGTTATTCGCTCAAGGAAGGTTTCTGAACCAGACAAACAGTTTGCTCAAGAGCTGA
- the yggS gene encoding Predicted enzyme with a TIM-barrel fold, giving the protein MLIQINISDENSKSGITLAEVADLAAQVATMPNLVLRGLMTIPAPETDYERQCAVFHQMNEAVKQLKTTYPTVDTLSMGMTDDMRAAIHCGSTLVRIGTAIFGARQYHQ; this is encoded by the coding sequence GTGCTAATTCAAATCAATATCAGCGATGAAAACAGTAAATCAGGTATAACACTCGCAGAAGTTGCAGACCTTGCGGCACAAGTCGCTACGATGCCAAACCTTGTGCTACGGGGCCTGATGACGATCCCTGCACCTGAAACGGATTATGAACGCCAATGTGCTGTGTTTCATCAAATGAATGAGGCAGTTAAGCAATTAAAAACCACTTACCCCACTGTTGACACTCTTTCAATGGGGATGACTGACGATATGCGTGCAGCAATCCATTGTGGCTCAACACTTGTTCGCATAGGAACCGCTATTTTTGGCGCTCGCCAATATCACCAATAA
- the yqgF gene encoding Putative Holliday junction resolvase: MSGRTLLAFDFGTKSIGVAVGQEITGTARPLTSLKASDGRPDWQQIEKLLKEWQPQLVIVGLPLNMDGTEQLVTSQARNFANRIHGRFGVKVELHDERLSTVEAKAGLFEQGGYRALSKGKVDSASAVVILESWFEQHI; the protein is encoded by the coding sequence ATGTCTGGAAGAACTTTGTTAGCCTTTGATTTTGGAACCAAAAGCATCGGTGTGGCCGTTGGACAAGAAATTACAGGTACCGCGCGACCATTAACCTCACTAAAAGCCAGTGACGGCCGCCCCGATTGGCAACAAATCGAAAAGTTACTTAAAGAATGGCAACCTCAGTTGGTTATTGTTGGCCTTCCCCTTAATATGGATGGTACGGAACAACTGGTCACAAGCCAAGCCCGTAATTTTGCAAATCGAATTCATGGCCGTTTTGGTGTTAAAGTCGAATTACATGATGAACGTCTTTCCACGGTTGAAGCAAAAGCAGGCCTTTTTGAACAAGGTGGTTATCGAGCTTTGAGTAAAGGAAAAGTAGATTCTGCGTCTGCTGTTGTGATCCTTGAAAGCTGGTTTGAGCAACATATTTAA
- the yqgE gene encoding Uncharacterized ACR, COG1678 translates to MNLQNHFLIAMPSLTDPYFEQSVVYVCEHNEKGAMGIVINKPIDDFSVDKMLKKLEITISDKIDNRNLKKPVIAGGPVAEEHGFILHTPIKGFLSSLHLNDEVMVTTSKDILETLGSEHSLSNSLVALGYASWEPGQLEREIMENSWLTVEASPELIFDTPIHERWTAAAKLIGIDIHTISMQAGHA, encoded by the coding sequence TTGAATCTGCAAAACCATTTTCTTATCGCCATGCCATCCTTAACAGACCCTTATTTTGAGCAGTCAGTCGTTTATGTGTGTGAGCACAATGAAAAAGGGGCGATGGGGATTGTGATTAACAAGCCTATTGATGATTTTTCTGTCGATAAGATGCTTAAAAAACTCGAAATTACGATTTCAGATAAAATTGATAACCGTAATTTAAAGAAGCCTGTCATTGCGGGTGGTCCCGTGGCTGAAGAGCATGGGTTCATCTTACACACACCGATAAAAGGCTTTTTATCGAGTCTGCACTTAAATGATGAAGTGATGGTGACAACGTCAAAAGATATCTTAGAGACTTTAGGAAGTGAGCACTCCCTCTCAAACTCTTTAGTTGCACTAGGTTATGCAAGCTGGGAACCAGGCCAACTTGAACGTGAAATCATGGAAAATAGCTGGTTGACCGTTGAAGCTTCTCCTGAGCTTATTTTTGATACACCAATTCATGAACGCTGGACTGCTGCAGCTAAATTAATTGGTATTGATATTCATACTATTTCAATGCAAGCGGGGCATGCTTAA
- the gshB gene encoding Glutathione synthetase, with the protein MIKLGIVMDPISSIKIKKDTSFAMMLEAQRRGYEIHYMEMNDLYLHQGEARAQTKIVTVEENPEKWYEFHGEQDIPLSSLDAILMRKDPPFDTEFIYATYILERAEQAGTLIVNKPQSLRDCNEKLFTAWFAELTPDTLVTRSPQKLREFHQKHGDVIFKPLDGMGGASIFRLKQDDPNVGVIIETLTEHSSRYCMAQNFLPAIKDGDKRVLVVDGEPVPYCLARIPAQGETRGNLAAGGRGEARPLSESDWAIARAVAPTLKEKGLIFVGLDIIGDRLTEINVTSPTCAREIEAAFDISITGMLMDAIERRLNK; encoded by the coding sequence GGATCCTATTTCATCCATCAAAATCAAGAAAGACACCAGTTTTGCAATGATGCTGGAAGCTCAGCGTCGAGGTTATGAAATCCATTATATGGAAATGAATGACCTGTATTTACACCAAGGTGAAGCTCGCGCACAAACAAAAATCGTGACAGTCGAAGAAAACCCAGAAAAATGGTACGAATTTCATGGGGAACAAGATATCCCCCTAAGTTCACTTGATGCCATTTTAATGCGGAAAGACCCGCCTTTTGATACTGAATTTATCTATGCGACTTATATTTTAGAAAGAGCGGAACAAGCTGGCACCTTAATTGTGAATAAACCGCAAAGCTTACGTGACTGCAATGAGAAACTCTTTACTGCTTGGTTTGCTGAGTTAACACCGGACACATTGGTCACGCGCAGCCCACAAAAGTTAAGAGAATTTCACCAAAAACATGGGGATGTCATATTCAAACCACTAGATGGTATGGGTGGCGCTTCGATTTTCCGTCTTAAACAAGATGACCCAAATGTGGGCGTAATTATCGAAACGCTAACGGAACATAGCTCCCGTTACTGCATGGCCCAAAACTTCCTACCAGCAATTAAAGATGGTGATAAACGTGTCTTGGTGGTGGATGGTGAACCTGTTCCTTATTGCTTAGCGCGAATTCCAGCTCAAGGTGAAACCCGAGGTAACCTTGCAGCGGGTGGCCGTGGGGAAGCTCGTCCATTAAGTGAAAGTGACTGGGCCATTGCACGTGCCGTAGCGCCAACATTAAAAGAAAAAGGCTTAATTTTTGTTGGCCTTGATATCATTGGTGACCGTTTAACCGAAATTAACGTGACTAGCCCAACGTGTGCACGGGAAATTGAAGCCGCATTTGATATCTCCATTACAGGTATGTTAATGGATGCCATTGAACGCCGTCTCAATAAATAA